ATTTAGAAGTCAATGGGCTAAACAAGCAGGTGGTCAATTTTTTACAGATTCTTTAGTCACGCATTTATCAATGAAATTATTAGAGTTTGACCCTAGAAATGGAGATGACTTAATTGACATTTGTTCAGGAACAGGAGGTTTTTTATTAGCCGGTTTGAACAGAGTTAGAGAGTTACTTGAAAAAGATAAAAAGAAAGATGTAGAGATGAAAGTTATTGAATTGGCAAGAAATTCAATATTTGGCCAAGAATATGATAAAGAAGTTTGTTCTATAGCAAACTCAACACTTAAAGCAAGAATTGGAGATACTTCGCACAATTTTGTAACTCAAGGTGATTCATTAGAATTTAATCAATTTTCGAAAAAAGATTCTAGAATAAAGTTTAATTCTCATCATTGTATAGCAGGAAACCCTCCATTTGGAACCAAAATAACAATTAAAGACCTAAATATTTTAGAACACTTTGAATTGGCTAAGGTAAAGGCTAGACAAAATGATTTATCACCATCAAAAATAACACCTAGAGCTCCAGACATATTATTTCTTGAACAAAATATAAAGTTATTGATACCAGGGAAAGGTAGGTTATCTCTTGTTGTTCCTTATCAAATTCTAAGTGGTCCACAGGCATTATATATTAGAAATTGGTTATTGTTAAATACTATTGTCACTTCAGTTGTAGATTTACCTGCGGATACTTTTCAACCACATACAGGTACTAAAGCATGTCTAATTACATTAATTAGAAGAAAAGAAGTTTTAGAAGATATTAATGAGATTGAAGGTTATAAAATATTTATGTCAACTCCAAAATGGATTGGGCATGACAGAAGAGGAAACCCAGTATTTAAAAGAAATCTTGATGGTACAATACAGATGAATCTTTAACTGATTTTAAAGAAGTTGAAAATGCTTATTCACAATTTAAATTAGGTAAAGATTTTAGTAAAATACATGATGAAAGTTTTGTAATATCATCAAAAGATATAATTAGCGCTTCTTTAATTCAATTAAATGCTCAATTTCATAAGCCTTCTAAATTTGGCTTGCCAGAAATAAACCCTAAAGAATGGAAAACAGTTAAGTTAAAAGACGTTGTTGAAAAGATATTTTAT
This window of the Flavobacteriaceae bacterium genome carries:
- a CDS encoding N-6 DNA methylase; amino-acid sequence: MKVSNIKLQKAIINIYNHLYANSEKKTPHGISKEVGKILHTGMYIEEHTLEKPAFVFNNQKEKQLLNGESIEFSKTIIANYKVMNDAWSIYDFKEEINLKPFDIAYTCVQLNGIEISDPNRDVFGDSLEIFRSQWAKQAGGQFFTDSLVTHLSMKLLEFDPRNGDDLIDICSGTGGFLLAGLNRVRELLEKDKKKDVEMKVIELARNSIFGQEYDKEVCSIANSTLKARIGDTSHNFVTQGDSLEFNQFSKKDSRIKFNSHHCIAGNPPFGTKITIKDLNILEHFELAKVKARQNDLSPSKITPRAPDILFLEQNIKLLIPGKGRLSLVVPYQILSGPQALYIRNWLLLNTIVTSVVDLPADTFQPHTGTKACLITLIRRKEVLEDINEIEGYKIFMSTPKWIGHDRRGNPVFKRNLDGTIQMNL